Proteins from a genomic interval of Planktothrix sp. FACHB-1365:
- a CDS encoding AbrB/MazE/SpoVT family DNA-binding domain-containing protein, translated as MASTTVTSKGQVTIPKVIRDYLKLDTGSKVEFFIDENGQVKIIPLNVAVESLSGILHRSGMKKASLEDMEAAIYKNANDWTGY; from the coding sequence ATGGCGAGTACAACCGTAACCAGTAAAGGACAAGTCACGATTCCTAAAGTCATTCGAGACTACTTGAAACTTGATACAGGTAGTAAAGTAGAATTTTTCATTGATGAAAATGGACAGGTAAAAATCATTCCTCTGAATGTTGCGGTTGAAAGTTTATCGGGAATTTTGCATCGTTCTGGGATGAAAAAAGCAAGTTTAGAAGACATGGAAGCTGCTATTTATAAGAATGCAAATGATTGGACTGGATACTAA